GGGCCGGATTGCCCGCCACAATGGTCCGGGGTGGCACATCCCGCGTCACCACGCTGCCAGCCCCCACAATGGCGCCCTCGCCAATGGTCACCCCGCACAGGATCGTGGCGCCGCTGCCGATGGAGGCCCGCCGACACACCCGGGTGGGGATCACCTGCCAATCCTTCTCACTCTGCGGCGTGCCGTCCGGGTTGGCCGCGCGCGGGTACCGGTCATTGATGAACACCACCCCGTGACCAATGAAACATTCGTCCTCAATAATCACCCCCTCGCAAATGAACGTGTGACTGGAGATCTTGCAGCGCGCACCAATCCGCGCGTTCTTCTGGATTTCCACAAAGGTGCCGATCCGGGTGTCGTCGCCGATTTCACACCCGTACAGGTTGACAAACGCGTGAATCCGGACGTTGCGACCGAGTTTGACGTCCGGCGCAATGCGAGCGAATTCGGGCATGCC
This DNA window, taken from Limisphaera ngatamarikiensis, encodes the following:
- a CDS encoding acyltransferase, coding for MSSAGMPEFARIAPDVKLGRNVRIHAFVNLYGCEIGDDTRIGTFVEIQKNARIGARCKISSHTFICEGVIIEDECFIGHGVVFINDRYPRAANPDGTPQSEKDWQVIPTRVCRRASIGSGATILCGVTIGEGAIVGAGSVVTRDVPPRTIVAGNPARVLRPVPETAP